In the genome of Mycteria americana isolate JAX WOST 10 ecotype Jacksonville Zoo and Gardens chromosome 7, USCA_MyAme_1.0, whole genome shotgun sequence, one region contains:
- the LOC142412385 gene encoding coagulation factor IX-like, producing MESSSSLVMFLLLMCSINSSCLFSYSVFMRKDEAHEVLKVRKRANYFLEEIRPGNLERECNEEKCSFEEAKEIFHSQEKTMEFWFNYKGLNPCSTNPCNNGGVCKIRHYNYFCICPPKFGGDNCEKEKFECWYKNGGCWQYCRDSSSAFHVVCSCAKDYTLHEDGKRCVQAAPFPCGLIKARQALEEGWLGQRRLLRGLREHRDDVARWNESTKGTARQTELEQSAVGENETLRDAFGQSTRVEGDAGQREAAGDASSWNKTLVDSVAQKPLADGAAGQQAGVPEHNEALEGTARPGKPRRGPAPWREPTQGPARQNESTAPAARQKEMVENAAGQNQTGESAGRNKTTVHDGLNQSSDWGNVSDAPQFVQINVSSALEHSDSRITGGTLCHRGHCPWQVLIRNSRDTGFCGGSLISSRWVVTAAHCLDLVRPHHVTVGDFDKYRREFKEQKIDVERSWTHPHYDSNDYNSDIALLYLSSDVIFNEYVIPICLPSPNLATLLSEEGRIGMVSGWGATHNRGSTLRFLMKVRLPIVNMETCQQSTDRLITDNMFCAGYNTEVADACKGDSGGPFTVSYRNTWFLLGIVSWGEGCAEKGKYGVYTRVSNYIPWIKEIVESVADSENFAINFS from the exons ATGGAGAGCAGTTCCTCACTTGTGATGTTTCTCCTACTGATGTGCTCCATCAACAGCAGCTGTCTGTTTTCATATTCAG TATTTATGAGAAAAGACGAAGCACACGAGGTGCTGAAAGTCCGCAAACGTGCTAACTATTTTCTAGAAGAGATTCGTCCAGGGAACTTGGAGAGAGAATGCAATGAGGAAAAGTGTTCATTTGAGGAGGCTAAGGAGATCTTCCATTCGCAGGAGAAAACG ATGGAGTTTTGGTTCAATTACAAAG GTTTAAATCCATGTAGTACAAATCCCTGTAACAATGGTGGAGTCTGCAAAATAAGACACTACAATTACTTCTGCATCTGCCCCCCAAAATTTGGAGGAGACAACTGTGAAAAAG AAAAGTTTGAATGCTGGTATAAGAACGGTGGGTGCTGGCAGTactgcagggacagcagcagcgCCTTTCACGTGGTATGTTCCTGCGCAAAGGATTACACCCTGCATGAGGACGGGAAGAGATGCGTGCAAGCAG CACCATTTCCATGTGGCCTGATTAAAGCCAGGCAGGCTCTGGAGGAAGGGTGGCTGGGGCAGAGAAGACTCCTGAGGGGACTGCGTGAGCACAGGGATGATGTGGCCAGGTGGAATGAGAGTACGAAGGGCACAGCTAGGCAAACAGAGCTGGAACAAAGTGCTGTTGGGGAAAACGAGACCTTAAGGGATGCCTTTGGGCAGAGCACACGTGTGGAGGGTGACGCTGGACAAAGAGAGGCGGCAGGAGATGCTTCCAGCTGGAACAAGACACTGGTGGACTCTGTTGCCCAGAAGCCGCTGGCGGAtggtgctgctgggcagcaggCGGGTGTCCCTGAGCACAATGAGGCATTGGAGGGGACCGCCAGGCCTGGAAAGCCCAGGAGAGGCCCGGCTCCGTGGCGTGAGCCGACCCAGGGCCCTGCACGGCAGAACGAGAGCACAGCACCTGCTGCCAGGCAGAAGGAAATGGTGGAAAATGCTGCTGGGCAAAACCAAACAGGGGAGAGCGCTGGCCGGAACAAAACAACTGTGCATGATGGGCTTAATCAGAGCAGTGACTGGGGAAATGTTTCAGACGCACCTCAGTTCGTCCAGATAAACGTCAGCTCTGCTTTAGAGCACAGTGACTCCAGGATAACGGGAGGAACTTTGTGTCATCGTGGACATTGCCCCTGGCAG GTTTTGATCCGGAATAGTAGAGATACTGGCTTTTGTGGAGGGAGTTTAATCAGCAGTCGCTGGGTGGTCACTGCTGCTCACTGCCTTGATCTTGTCAGACCACACCATGTTACTGTTG GAGACTTTGACAAATATCGAAGAGAATTCAAAGAACAGAAGATTGATGTGGAACGGAGCTGGACACATCCACATTATGATTCAAATGACTACAACAGTGACATCGCCTTGTTGTACTTGAGCAGTGATGTTATTTTTAACGAGTATGTAATTCCCATCTGCCTTCCAAGCCCTAACCTTGCCACCCTGCTATCTGAAGAAGGAAGGATAGGGATGGTAAGTGGATGGGGTGCCACTCACAACAGAGGTTCAACTCTGCGCTTCCTCATGAAAGTCAGGCTGCCCATTGTAAACATGGAGACCTGTCAGCAGTCAACAGACAGGCTCATTACTGACAACATGTTCTGCGCAGGTTACAACACTGAAGTTGCAGACGCCTGCAAAGGGGACAGCGGTGGCCCTTTCACAGTGTCTTACCGCAACACTTGGTTTCTCTTGGGGATTGTAAGCTGGGGTGAGGGCtgtgctgaaaaaggaaaatatggtgTATATACGAGAGTATCCAATTACATCCCGTGGATTAAAGAGATTGTTGAAAGTGTAGCAGATTCAGAAAACTTTGCCATTAACTTTTCTTAA
- the PROC gene encoding vitamin K-dependent protein C, giving the protein MWKLVTIGVLLTACSSRVCSTSIFYSNKDANQVLKIQKRANSFLEELKPGSVERECVEEQCDFEEASEIFETKEATLNFWSKYVDGDQCDPQPCSNGICKDNIGKFSCICNKGWEGVLCNYEVKYTNCSVNNGGCEHFCRDDPANQCRSCSCASGYQLMKDHTMCKPVVEFPCGRVKMDYIEAKAGFNIRLIEGKAGRRGGSPWQIMLQNSKGKFLCGGVLIHPSWVLTAAHCIEAEEGLKVRLGKFHRLRTEADEQTIWVDKRVSHENYTKTTSDNDIAMLHLAEPVMYNKYALPICLPTRDLAEQELTRSGKQMVVTGWGSTSDVNSNYSTFLSYIQIPMVPRNECAQAMRFAISDNMLCAGSLGDKKDACSGDSGGPMITKYKDTWFLVGLVSWGEGCGRREKFGVYTKVSQYLEWIQHHIDEFSASWKG; this is encoded by the exons ATGTGGAAGCTCGTCACCATAGGGGTGCTGCTGACTGCCTGCTCCTCACGAGTCTGCAGTACCTCAA TATTTTACAGCAATAAAGATGCAAACCAAGTCCTGAAAATCCAGAAGCGGGCAAACTCTTTTCTGGAGGAGCTCAAACCAGGCTCTGTGGAGCGTGAGTGCGTTGAAGAGCAGTGTGACTTTGAGGAGGCCAGTGAGATATTTGAAACGAAGGAAGCAACA CTAAATTTTTGGAGCAAGTATGTAG ATGGAGATCAGTGTGACCCACAGCCTTGTTCCAATGGGATCTGCAAGGACAATATTGGAAAATTTTCCTGCATCTGTAACAAAGGCTGGGAGGGGGTTTTGTGCAATTATG AGGTCAAATACACCAACTGTTCTGTCAATAACGGAGGATGTGAACATTTCTGTAGGGATGACCCTGCCAACCAGTGCCGCTCTTGCAGCTGTGCGTCTGGGTATCAGTTGATGAAGGACCATACCATGTGCAAGCCTGTAG TGGAGTTCCCCTGTGGAAGAGTGAAAATGGACTACATTGAAGCCAAAGCAGGATTCAATATTCGGCTCATTGAGGGAAAAGCAGGAAGACGGGGAGGCAGCCCTTGGCAG attatgCTGCAAAATAGCAAAGGGAAGTTTCTTTGTGGGGGTGTTCTCATCCATCCATCTTGGGTCCTAACGGCAGCACACTGCATTGAGGCAGAAGAGGGGCTCAAAGTAAGACTtg GTAAATTCCACCGTCTCCGTACTGAGGCAGACGAGCAAACCATTTGGGTTGATAAACGTGTGAGCCACGAAAATTACACCAAGACGACCTCTGATAACGACATAGCCATGCTGCACTTGGCTGAGCCTGTGATGTATAACAAATATGCACTCCCTATCTGTCTTCCGACCCGCGACCTGGCAGAACAGGAGCTGACAAGAAGCGGGAAGCAGATGGTGGTAACTGGCTGGGGCAGCACAAGTGATGTTAACAGCAATTACTCTACTTTCCTCAGTTATATTCAGATCCCCATGGTTCCCCGGAACGAGTGTGCCCAGGCGATGAGATTTGCTATCTCTGACAACATGCTGTGTGCTGGGAGCTTAGGAGACAAAAAAGATGCCTGCAGTGGGGACAGTGGAGGCCCTATGATCACTAAATATAAAGATACTTGGTTTTTGGTAGGACTGGTGAGCTGGGGTGAAGGCTGTGGAAGAAGGGAGAAGTTTGGAGTCTACACCAAAGTTAGTCAATATCTTGAGTGGATCCAGCACCACATAGATGAGTTCTCAGCATCTTGGAAGGGTTGA